One part of the Arthrobacter sp. EM1 genome encodes these proteins:
- the hpaE gene encoding 5-carboxymethyl-2-hydroxymuconate semialdehyde dehydrogenase — MTFTAPAAATTAHYVPQDLPTHIQHYINGEFVDSVGGATFDVLDPVSNENYATAAAGQKEDIELAVAAARAAFVNGPWPKMKPRDRARILNRIADAVEAQEARLAELETFDTGLPITQSRGQALRAAENFRFFADLIVAQFDDAMKVPGSQINYVNRKPIGVAGLITPWNTPFMLESWKLAPALAAGNTVVLKPAEFTPLSASLWAQIFKDAGLPDGVFNLVNGLGEEAGDALVKHPDVPLISFTGETTTGQTIFRNAAANLKGLSMELGGKSPCVVFADADLDAAIDSALFGVFSLNGERCTAGSRILVERSVYAEFCEKYAARAKNIVVGDPHDPATEVGALVHPEHFAKVASYVEIGKSEGRLLAGGGRPEGLPHGNYIAPTVFADVAPDARIFQEEIFGPVVAITPFDDDDEALALANNTRYGLAAYIWTQNLTRAHNFAQNVEAGMVWLNSHNVRDLRTPFGGVKASGLGHEGGYRSIDFYTDQQAVHITLGTVHTPKFGA; from the coding sequence ATGACGTTTACTGCCCCCGCCGCCGCGACCACCGCCCACTACGTTCCGCAGGACCTGCCCACCCACATCCAGCACTACATCAACGGGGAGTTCGTCGACTCCGTCGGCGGGGCGACCTTTGATGTGCTCGACCCGGTATCGAACGAAAATTATGCCACCGCTGCGGCCGGCCAGAAGGAAGACATCGAACTCGCCGTCGCCGCCGCCCGCGCAGCGTTCGTCAACGGCCCGTGGCCGAAAATGAAGCCCCGGGACCGCGCCCGCATCCTGAACAGGATCGCCGACGCCGTCGAGGCCCAGGAGGCACGCCTTGCCGAACTGGAGACGTTCGACACCGGCCTGCCGATCACCCAATCCCGGGGCCAGGCGCTCCGGGCAGCAGAGAACTTCCGCTTCTTCGCGGACCTGATCGTGGCCCAGTTCGATGACGCCATGAAGGTTCCGGGCTCGCAAATCAACTACGTCAACCGGAAGCCGATCGGCGTCGCAGGCCTCATCACGCCCTGGAACACCCCATTTATGCTGGAGTCCTGGAAGCTCGCCCCGGCCCTGGCCGCCGGCAACACTGTGGTGCTCAAGCCCGCCGAGTTCACGCCGCTGTCCGCGTCGCTGTGGGCGCAGATCTTCAAGGATGCCGGGCTTCCTGACGGCGTCTTCAACCTGGTCAACGGCCTCGGCGAGGAAGCCGGCGACGCCCTGGTCAAGCATCCGGACGTCCCGCTGATTTCGTTTACCGGCGAAACCACCACCGGGCAGACGATCTTCCGCAACGCCGCGGCGAACCTCAAGGGCCTGTCGATGGAGCTGGGCGGGAAGTCCCCGTGCGTGGTGTTCGCGGACGCCGATCTGGACGCCGCGATCGACTCCGCCTTGTTCGGGGTCTTCTCGCTCAACGGCGAGCGCTGCACCGCAGGTTCCCGTATCCTCGTGGAGCGTTCGGTGTACGCGGAGTTCTGCGAAAAGTACGCCGCCCGGGCGAAAAACATCGTCGTCGGCGATCCGCACGACCCCGCCACCGAAGTCGGCGCGCTCGTGCACCCTGAGCACTTCGCGAAGGTGGCCTCCTACGTGGAGATCGGCAAGTCCGAGGGCCGGCTCCTGGCCGGCGGCGGACGACCGGAGGGACTGCCGCACGGGAACTACATCGCCCCCACCGTCTTCGCCGACGTCGCCCCTGACGCGCGGATCTTCCAGGAGGAGATCTTCGGTCCCGTCGTCGCGATCACCCCGTTCGATGACGACGACGAAGCGCTGGCTTTGGCGAACAACACCAGGTACGGCCTGGCCGCCTATATCTGGACGCAGAACCTGACGCGCGCCCACAACTTCGCGCAGAACGTGGAGGCTGGAATGGTCTGGCTCAACAGCCACAACGTCCGGGACCTCCGCACCCCCTTCGGCGGTGTCAAGGCCTCCGGCCTGGGCCACGAAGGCGGCTACCGCTCCATCGACTTCTACACCGACCAGCAGGCCGTTCACATCACCCTCGGCACCGTCCACACGCCCAAATTCGGCGCCTAA